In the Wyeomyia smithii strain HCP4-BCI-WySm-NY-G18 chromosome 2, ASM2978416v1, whole genome shotgun sequence genome, one interval contains:
- the LOC129722779 gene encoding zinc finger protein 883-like, with amino-acid sequence MESAVSTHPTENGSPPIRQREPIGDDDQFGAALLDTLRNVPDPVLLKEPRGDKNPVITLDSIKKEHRHVCDLCGKRFRKSGNLLQHKVTHGEQLDCDSCSERFFKPWDLTKHRLEKHGKSKLPECNECHKTFIEHWRLLRHLRTHAKEKQYKCDTCEKTFSESGNLAKHVKQVHSKDRPYECDLCDKTYPQKKDLLRHMLVHKEKRFSCQMCNMSFCYLKEKRAHFRAEHATEHVERTYECALCSAMFNTNVKLRNHWVTHGDRRYDCNVCPKKFHTHARLRKHMRAHKIDEHSRCEICNKTFSQACNRKRHIELMHMRDGLYICLHCSQKFTLPEQLKSHWEIHRNEKAYKCAFCDKTFSQAQSLANHSKCHRRAERHLKEFITTKLRVRRKIKDKLKDSETLTTDAADSEKLCNSDLDTPKQHKKRGRPKKVISAVATNITDSSHEDLLVPLQRKKRGRPKKSVPSLPVVMIPASDQSNVKRIKSEAVAAEADLKVEVKVEEQDIIDIGPTQLQEVCYE; translated from the exons ATGGAATCTGCCGTTTCTACACACCCAACTGAAAATGGCTCGCCTCCGATACGTCAGCGAGAGCCCATTGGCGATGATGACCAGTTTGGAGCAGCTTTGTTGGATACGCTGCGCAATGTTCCCGATCCAGTGCTTCTAAAAGAACCCAGAGGTGACAAAAATCCGGTAATCACGTTGGATTCAATAAAAAAGGAGCACCGCCATGTTTGTGACCTGTGTGGTAAACGATTTCGCAAATCCGGTAATTTGCTTCAGCACAAAGTAACGCACGGCGAGCAACTAGATTGCGACAGTTGTTCGGAGCGATTCTTTAAG CCCTGGGACCTCACCAAACATCGGTTGGAAAAGCACGGGAAATCAAAGCTTCCCGAGTGCAACGAATGTCACAAAACGTTTATAGAACACTGGCGACTGTTGCGACATTTACGAACGCATGCAAAGGAGAAGCAATACAAATGCGATACTTGTG AGAAAACTTTTAGCGAAAGCGGTAATCTCGCGAAACATGTAAAGCAAGTTCATTCCAAAGATCGTCCGTATGAATGTGATCTATGTGATAAAACCTACCCTCAGAAAAAGGATCTTCTAA GACACATGCTTGTTCACAAGGAGAAAAGATTTTCTTGTCAGATGTGCAATATGAGTTTCTGCTACCTCAAGGAAAAACGAGCTCACTTTCGTGCAGAGCACGCAACTGAACATGTGGAAAGGACATACGAGTGTGCATTGTGCAGTGCCATGTTCAACACTAATGTGAAGTTGCGTAACCACTGGGTAACGCATGGCGATAGAAGGTACGACTGCAATGTTTGTCCGAAAAAATTCCACACGCACGCGCGTTTGCGCAAGCATATGCGCGCTCATAAAATTGATGAGCATTCCCG GTGTGAAATCTGCAACAAAACCTTTTCGCAAGCTTGTAACCGCAAACGGCATATTGAGTTGATGCACATGCGCGACGGTCTTTACATTTGTCTGCACTGTTCACAAAAATTCACACTGCCTGAGCAACTGAAGTCACACTGGGAAATCCACCGGAATGAAAAGGCGTACAAATGCGCTTTCTGTGACAAAACTTTTTCACAAGCTCAGAGTCTAGCGAATCACAGCAAGTGCCACCGGAGAGCGGAGCGTCATTTGAAAGAGTTTATTACAACGAAGCTGCGAGTGCGGCGAAAAATCAAGGACAAGCTTAAGGATAGCGAGACTTTAACTACCGACGCAGCAGACAGCGAAAAGCTGTGCAACAGCGATCTGGATACTCCTAAGCAGCATAAGAAACGTGGCCGTCCGAAAAAGGTTATCTCGGCAGTTGCAACCAACATTACGGATTCTAGCCATGAAGACCTGCTTGTTCCTTTGCAGCGCAAGAAAAGAGGAAGACCCAAGAAAAGTGTTCCCTCTTTGCCTGTTGTGATGATTCCAGCTTCAGACCAGTCGAACGTCAAACGTATCAAGTCCGAAGCTGTTGCAGCTGAAGCGGACTTGAAAGTAGAAGTTAAGGTAGAGGAAcaagatattatcgatattggaCCTACTCAACTGCAAGAAGTTTgttatgaataa